One Deinococcus sp. LM3 genomic region harbors:
- a CDS encoding bifunctional oligoribonuclease/PAP phosphatase NrnA, whose protein sequence is MTAQNAASPDYTRDLRQVARTLLDHTGPIVVVSHENPDGDALGSVLGLTRALRSLGRDVTAPMTVPRYLSFLPETGELSGPLGALPDGALVAVLDVDNNDPARVAGVTLDGFGGPVVNVDHHGTNARRATALVVDPARPATAMMIADLLDELGVTWTEAFATPLMLGLNTDTGSFRFDSVTPGTFECAARLRAHGARLGWLNDQLGQNPPTYYHLLREVLGTMQFLHGGRVVLARVDQAMLDRAGAAWEDVESYVGLLRSAEGTQLAVMVKDYGDRVKLSMRSRAGISAQNVAVALGGGGHVPAAGASVAAPFAEVMAQLDAAIAAELQRVNGPA, encoded by the coding sequence ATGACCGCTCAGAATGCTGCCAGCCCCGACTACACCCGCGACCTCCGGCAGGTTGCCCGCACGCTGCTGGACCACACCGGCCCCATCGTGGTCGTGTCGCACGAGAACCCGGACGGCGACGCGCTGGGCAGCGTGCTGGGCCTCACGCGCGCCCTGCGCTCGCTGGGCCGCGACGTGACCGCCCCCATGACCGTCCCGCGCTACCTGTCGTTCCTGCCGGAGACGGGCGAACTGAGCGGCCCGCTCGGCGCCCTGCCGGACGGCGCGCTGGTCGCAGTGCTGGACGTGGACAACAACGACCCCGCGCGCGTGGCGGGCGTGACCCTGGACGGCTTTGGCGGCCCGGTCGTGAACGTGGATCACCACGGCACGAACGCGCGGCGCGCCACGGCCCTCGTCGTGGACCCCGCGCGGCCCGCGACGGCCATGATGATCGCGGACCTGCTGGACGAACTGGGCGTCACCTGGACCGAGGCGTTCGCCACGCCGCTGATGCTGGGCCTGAACACCGACACCGGCAGCTTCCGCTTCGACAGCGTCACGCCCGGCACCTTCGAGTGCGCCGCGCGTCTGCGCGCCCACGGCGCCCGTCTGGGCTGGCTGAACGACCAGCTGGGCCAGAACCCGCCCACGTACTACCACCTGCTGCGCGAGGTGCTGGGCACCATGCAGTTCCTGCACGGCGGACGGGTCGTGCTGGCCCGCGTGGACCAGGCGATGCTGGACCGCGCCGGGGCCGCGTGGGAGGACGTGGAATCCTACGTGGGCCTGCTGCGCAGCGCCGAGGGCACACAACTGGCCGTGATGGTCAAGGACTACGGCGACCGCGTGAAACTGTCCATGCGCTCACGCGCGGGCATCAGCGCGCAGAACGTCGCCGTGGCGCTCGGCGGCGGCGGGCACGTCCCGGCTGCCGGGGCGAGCGTCGCCGCGCCGTTCGCAGAGGTCATGGCGCAGCTCGACGCGGCCATCGCCGCCGAGTTGCAGCGGGTGAACGGCCCGGCCTGA
- a CDS encoding VWA-like domain-containing protein, with protein sequence MTPVPVTPEFQRLISGSRLRLRGKSAFFATLLLHAEFVPSREVAAAGTDGERVYVNPEVAAGLAPDVLDGLLLHEVLHAALSHVQRRGPREKKRWNRSADLIVNGMVTAAGLPTPPSSAGAARDEHLEKLSVEEVYTALDGEPDGDGEDGDDLLDGPPGDVPPRNGKPSPNVARQWQQALAQARSVDAMSGGKGDDPLGLHRELMRLAPARLDWRAQLWRFLARTPVDFGGFDRRFVGRGLYLEALDDESLSALIAVDTSGSVDDDAVRALVGEVQGVLGAYPHVRATLYYADTEAYGPHNLSPGGEIPPPQGGGGTDFRPIFALLDAHEPDVLIYLTDGYGDFPEQAPRVPTLWVVPPGGLEDGGFPFGDVLRLEEHG encoded by the coding sequence ATGACCCCGGTTCCCGTCACCCCGGAGTTCCAGCGCCTGATTTCCGGCTCCCGGTTGCGGCTGCGGGGGAAGTCGGCGTTTTTCGCGACGTTGCTGCTGCACGCGGAGTTCGTGCCGTCGCGGGAGGTGGCGGCGGCCGGGACGGACGGGGAGCGGGTGTACGTGAACCCGGAGGTGGCGGCCGGGCTGGCGCCGGACGTGCTGGACGGGTTGCTGCTGCATGAGGTTCTGCACGCGGCGCTGTCGCACGTGCAGCGGCGCGGGCCGCGTGAGAAGAAACGCTGGAACCGTTCGGCGGACCTGATCGTGAACGGCATGGTCACGGCCGCCGGGCTGCCCACGCCGCCCAGCAGCGCCGGGGCCGCGCGGGACGAGCACCTGGAGAAACTGAGTGTCGAGGAGGTCTACACCGCCCTGGACGGCGAACCCGACGGGGACGGCGAGGACGGCGACGACCTGCTGGACGGCCCGCCCGGTGACGTCCCGCCCCGGAACGGGAAACCCTCGCCGAACGTGGCGCGGCAGTGGCAGCAGGCGCTGGCGCAGGCCCGCAGCGTGGACGCCATGAGCGGCGGGAAGGGCGACGACCCGCTGGGCCTGCACCGTGAACTGATGCGGCTGGCGCCCGCGCGGCTGGACTGGCGCGCGCAGCTGTGGCGGTTCCTGGCGCGCACCCCAGTGGATTTCGGCGGCTTCGACCGGCGTTTCGTGGGGCGCGGCCTGTACCTGGAGGCGCTGGACGACGAGTCCCTGAGCGCCCTGATCGCCGTGGATACCTCCGGCAGCGTCGACGACGACGCGGTGCGCGCGCTGGTGGGCGAGGTGCAGGGCGTGCTGGGCGCGTACCCGCACGTGCGCGCCACGCTGTACTACGCGGACACCGAGGCGTACGGCCCGCACAACCTGTCACCCGGCGGCGAGATCCCACCCCCGCAGGGCGGCGGCGGCACTGACTTCCGCCCGATCTTCGCGCTGCTGGACGCGCACGAACCGGACGTCCTGATCTACCTGACCGACGGCTACGGCGACTTCCCCGAGCAGGCCCCGCGCGTCCCGACGCTGTGGGTGGTGCCGCCCGGCGGACTGGAGGACGGGGGCTTCCCGTTCGGGGACGTGCTGCGACTGGAGGAACACGGGTGA
- a CDS encoding serine hydrolase — MARPFSCPEVGRGWLAALALLLTGCQPDGAQTGERVVLRQIEPPQVQVQRTGADRDGQGCLSGAPLVPKAPSPPLPLSGTLGLWVAEVDPVTLEPLRAVGTNPESVFPLASTYKQAVLWATLRAFDAGTLSPTERFDVTRDNQSLGSYPFDGSNVRTLTDRMIRHSDNTATDILHRRVGLQAVQDIADDLGLCRTRLILPTRDWWVAQAGLSPTFNGTTRWAGARGEERLRLATLIHADARRYRADYLQNRLNTYFDHRYDPALDLRTHNISTPYEFGTLVAHEFLRSGLSPRAQRWQREVMATGFGKGALNVTHRQGVQAFGGKGGNGWRLLTYSGYLHTRDDRHVVYVFMQRGAAQTYTMPNTRRAFAWINAAVDVVLAAQTAAAP; from the coding sequence ATGGCGCGGCCTTTCAGCTGCCCGGAGGTCGGGCGGGGGTGGCTGGCGGCGCTGGCCCTCCTCCTGACCGGCTGTCAGCCGGACGGAGCGCAGACCGGCGAGCGTGTCGTGCTGCGGCAGATCGAGCCGCCGCAGGTGCAGGTGCAGCGCACGGGGGCCGACCGGGACGGGCAGGGGTGCCTGAGCGGCGCGCCGCTGGTGCCCAAGGCCCCGTCGCCGCCCCTGCCGCTCAGCGGCACCCTGGGCCTGTGGGTGGCCGAGGTGGACCCCGTGACCCTGGAACCGCTGCGGGCGGTCGGCACGAACCCGGAAAGTGTCTTTCCGCTGGCCAGCACGTACAAGCAGGCGGTGCTGTGGGCGACCCTGCGGGCCTTCGACGCCGGCACCCTGAGTCCCACCGAGCGGTTCGACGTGACGCGCGACAACCAGAGCCTCGGCTCGTACCCCTTCGACGGGTCGAACGTGCGGACCCTCACGGACCGCATGATCCGGCACAGCGACAACACCGCCACGGACATCCTGCACCGCCGCGTGGGCTTGCAGGCCGTGCAGGACATCGCCGACGACCTGGGCCTGTGCCGCACGCGCCTGATCCTGCCCACCCGTGACTGGTGGGTGGCGCAGGCGGGCCTGTCGCCCACGTTCAACGGCACGACCCGCTGGGCCGGCGCGCGCGGCGAGGAGCGGCTGCGGCTGGCCACCCTGATCCACGCGGACGCCCGCCGCTACCGCGCCGATTACCTCCAGAACCGGCTGAACACGTACTTCGACCACCGCTACGACCCGGCCCTGGACCTGCGCACGCACAACATCAGCACCCCGTACGAGTTCGGGACGCTGGTCGCGCACGAGTTCCTGCGCAGCGGCCTGTCGCCCCGCGCGCAGCGGTGGCAGCGCGAGGTCATGGCGACCGGGTTCGGGAAGGGCGCCCTGAACGTCACGCACCGTCAGGGGGTGCAGGCGTTCGGCGGGAAGGGCGGCAACGGCTGGCGGCTCCTGACGTACAGCGGCTACCTGCACACCCGCGACGACCGGCACGTCGTGTACGTGTTCATGCAGCGCGGCGCGGCGCAGACGTACACCATGCCGAACACCCGCCGCGCCTTCGCGTGGATCAACGCGGCGGTGGACGTGGTGCTGGCGGCGCAGACCGCTGCGGCCCCCTGA
- a CDS encoding DegV family protein — MTIAIVTDSTSDLNAALCAQSGVTSVPLYVLFDGKMHKDGLEITPSDLFAGLKAGKKTPSTSQPSPAEFAAVYTEALKTADEVLSIHISGQMSGTIGSARLAAQDFGGKVTVLDSRSVTMGLGLRVLRATQMAREGHSVAQIVEVLERVAKRADIRFTVDTLDFLRINGRIGGAQALLGGLLNIKPILTVREGRVESGGRVRGHKKAMQDIVDHVRKYAEQNGGARVAFLATPGGEAYRQEVRDGLSGVTLEDMGDHVIGAVVATHAGPGTVGVVLEPLTA; from the coding sequence ATGACCATTGCAATTGTCACGGATTCCACGAGTGACCTGAACGCTGCGCTGTGTGCGCAGTCGGGAGTGACCAGTGTGCCCCTGTACGTGCTGTTCGACGGCAAGATGCACAAAGACGGCCTGGAAATCACGCCCAGCGACCTGTTCGCGGGCCTGAAGGCGGGCAAGAAGACGCCCAGCACCAGCCAGCCCAGCCCGGCCGAGTTCGCGGCCGTGTACACCGAGGCGCTGAAAACGGCCGACGAGGTGCTGAGCATCCACATCAGCGGGCAGATGTCCGGCACCATCGGCAGCGCCCGCCTCGCCGCGCAGGATTTCGGCGGGAAGGTCACGGTCCTGGACAGCCGCTCGGTGACCATGGGCCTGGGCCTGCGCGTGCTGCGCGCCACCCAGATGGCCCGCGAGGGGCACAGCGTCGCGCAGATCGTGGAGGTGCTCGAGCGTGTCGCCAAACGGGCGGACATCCGGTTCACGGTGGACACCCTGGATTTCCTGCGGATCAACGGGCGCATCGGGGGCGCGCAGGCGCTGCTGGGCGGCCTGCTGAACATCAAGCCCATCCTGACCGTCCGTGAGGGGCGCGTGGAGTCCGGCGGGCGCGTGCGCGGCCACAAGAAGGCCATGCAGGACATCGTCGATCACGTCCGCAAGTACGCCGAGCAGAACGGCGGGGCGCGCGTGGCGTTCCTGGCGACGCCCGGCGGCGAGGCGTACCGGCAGGAAGTGCGCGACGGTCTGAGCGGCGTGACCCTGGAAGACATGGGCGATCACGTGATCGGCGCCGTGGTCGCCACGCACGCCGGACCCGGCACGGTCGGCGTGGTGCTGGAGCCCCTGACCGCCTGA
- a CDS encoding MoxR family ATPase, which yields MSLTANELQTYLSALVTGDLKLSTMIWGPPGVGKSSVVAQVAQRHGLDFVDVRLSQLAPTDLRGLPVPEADGQGGGVSRWYPPEFLPRGGQGVLFLDEVNMAPPTMQGMAQQLILDRRVGSYVLPDGWFVWAAGNRKEDRASVFDMPAPLANRFLHLTVRPDFDSWRAYALARGLHEHVIAFLTFRPELLWRLDPQQPAWPSPRAWEMAARLHRAGLDATPAIGDAAGAEFSAFVRLYEQLPDLGTVLEGRGAGLRLPDEPSVRYAAVVGLAARAKSADEAYHAFTWLADNAGPEWLQLYVATLVSKFQAIGQLADLAELVGRDERLATLVQGTLELTEGM from the coding sequence GTGAGCCTCACTGCGAACGAACTTCAGACGTACCTCAGCGCCCTCGTGACCGGCGACCTGAAACTCTCCACCATGATCTGGGGCCCCCCCGGCGTCGGCAAAAGCAGCGTCGTGGCGCAGGTCGCGCAGAGGCACGGCCTGGACTTCGTGGACGTCCGGCTCTCGCAGCTGGCCCCCACCGACCTGCGCGGCCTGCCTGTTCCCGAGGCCGACGGGCAGGGCGGCGGCGTGTCCCGCTGGTACCCGCCGGAATTCCTGCCGCGCGGCGGGCAGGGCGTGCTGTTCCTCGACGAGGTGAACATGGCCCCCCCCACCATGCAGGGCATGGCCCAGCAACTCATCCTCGACCGCCGGGTCGGCAGTTACGTGCTGCCCGACGGGTGGTTCGTGTGGGCCGCCGGGAACCGCAAGGAGGACCGCGCCAGCGTGTTCGACATGCCCGCCCCCCTCGCCAACCGCTTCCTGCACCTGACGGTCCGCCCGGACTTCGACTCGTGGCGCGCGTACGCCCTGGCGCGCGGCCTGCACGAGCACGTCATCGCGTTCCTGACCTTCCGGCCCGAACTGCTGTGGCGCCTCGACCCGCAGCAGCCCGCGTGGCCCAGCCCGCGCGCCTGGGAGATGGCCGCCCGCCTGCACCGCGCCGGACTGGACGCCACGCCCGCCATCGGGGACGCCGCCGGAGCGGAATTCAGCGCCTTCGTGCGCCTGTACGAGCAACTACCGGACCTCGGCACCGTCCTGGAGGGACGCGGCGCCGGACTGCGCCTGCCGGACGAACCCAGCGTCCGCTACGCCGCCGTCGTGGGCCTCGCCGCCCGCGCGAAGAGCGCCGACGAGGCCTACCACGCCTTCACGTGGCTGGCCGACAACGCCGGACCCGAATGGCTGCAACTGTACGTGGCGACCCTGGTCAGCAAATTCCAGGCCATCGGGCAACTCGCAGACCTCGCCGAACTCGTCGGCCGCGACGAACGCCTCGCCACGCTGGTGCAGGGAACGCTGGAGCTCACGGAGGGGATGTGA
- the nudC gene encoding NAD(+) diphosphatase, with product MNATSLPDAFRRDPHAAPGPDSVWFVFDRHRLILTAQQALPTGPAAPFPVTDTSGLGSLDGRTMFTAALDGDLPDGYVSVPVRAAFGTLGDTLMGVAGYASQILDFHRTHRYCGRCATPMQDSAHERSRLCPNCGLTAYPRVAPVAMVLITRGHGPDTELLLARGPNFPPGMYSAIAGFVEPSETLEAAAHREIAEELGVTVTDLHYAFSQPWPFPHSLMIGFTARYGSGEIIPQPGEIEDARFFPVTALPTLPPRFSIARALIDQAAQQALNP from the coding sequence GTGAACGCCACCAGCCTCCCGGACGCCTTCCGGCGTGACCCGCACGCCGCGCCCGGCCCGGACAGCGTGTGGTTCGTGTTCGACAGGCACCGCCTGATCCTGACCGCGCAGCAGGCGTTGCCCACCGGCCCCGCCGCGCCCTTTCCCGTGACCGACACGAGCGGCCTGGGCAGCCTGGACGGCCGGACCATGTTCACGGCGGCGCTGGACGGCGACCTGCCCGACGGGTACGTGAGCGTCCCGGTCCGCGCGGCGTTCGGGACGCTGGGCGACACGCTGATGGGCGTGGCCGGGTACGCCTCGCAGATCCTGGACTTTCACCGCACTCACCGCTACTGCGGACGCTGCGCGACCCCGATGCAGGACAGCGCGCACGAACGCTCCCGCCTCTGCCCGAACTGCGGCCTGACCGCGTACCCGAGGGTCGCGCCGGTCGCGATGGTCCTCATCACGCGCGGGCACGGCCCGGACACCGAACTGCTGCTGGCGCGCGGCCCGAACTTCCCGCCCGGCATGTACTCCGCCATCGCCGGATTCGTGGAACCCAGCGAGACGCTGGAGGCCGCCGCGCACCGCGAGATCGCCGAGGAACTCGGGGTGACCGTCACGGACCTGCACTACGCCTTCAGTCAGCCGTGGCCGTTCCCGCACTCCCTGATGATCGGCTTCACCGCCCGCTACGGGAGCGGCGAGATCATCCCGCAACCCGGCGAGATCGAGGACGCCCGCTTCTTCCCGGTCACGGCGCTACCCACCCTGCCGCCCCGCTTCAGCATCGCCCGCGCCCTGATCGACCAGGCCGCGCAGCAGGCACTGAACCCCTGA
- a CDS encoding (Fe-S)-binding protein, whose amino-acid sequence MLPLIHQVLFFVFALIAGGFGLWGFYRLYRRVARGAPASEDRAGNPVQRVLYALRVSLTQERTFRRRTTISVLHSFIFYGFVYYLLVNVVDGLEGYIPFHIYSKDSPLLAGYNFLADLLSMLVLVGVVSLLIRRLFLPSKRDFRFTDKTLLHPLLRANYILRDSLIVSSFITFHVGSRVLGNAAKMTEEARKLGGYDSFQPFSSALGRLLFNGASEQAIEGWRIFGYWGALGSVLAFLAYFPFTKHIHIFMAPLNYALKRPVGSGVLPPMKGLEEAMEADEPRLGAEKLEDLEWPRLLDAYSCIQCNRCQDVCPANATGKALSPAALEINKRMELNVIAAHPSPFTLKPAPFEGGAATGHPLLEFAINEESVWACTTCGACMQVCPVQDEQMLDIIDIRRHQVMVAGEFPPQLQTAFRGMERASNPWGISRDKRLEWAEGLKVPTIDENSEPDVIYWVGCAASYDPGAQKVARSFVQLLDKAGVNYAVLGKKEACTGDSARRAGNEFLYQTLAQENVETLNQVAPKLIVATCPHCMNAIGNEYRQLGGDYRTIHHTEYLETLVAAGKLPLTQLAENVTYHDPCYLGRHNGVYDAPRNLITQMAGEVLELERSRENSFCCGAGGAQFWKEEEEGSERVSDNRFRELQARLDDAKAASDEFEQTGKVVAVGCPFCKAMMNSTPEKQKRDDIVVKDVAELMLESVQRADGTWQQAAPTGPVEGATPLEQPEVASAPNAQMPMDRTGDRPGAGAPDAVVGETAAAVINAQPGSPDATQGTQPEAQAAHPEATARKSWKPRAASADDVQPTAPTPAAAPAPAADAAPARKSWKPKAADDVSAAPAAPEAAAATPSAPADAPARKAWAPKAKATGSDDVNPAPVPAEAATEAPARKAWAPKAKAAEPAAEAAPATAEAAPVEAVQTAAPAAGERPKWKPGGAKAAAPASETPAAPVPTDEATQTAVSAPTGERKKWAPKAKAEGEQAAPTPAVAVAPAAAVAPASAAPTTPAEVPSVTGERKKWNPRATPVSAASTAPAAPDAVAAAPAVAPITEHVHLEQVGENSLEEGQQATTAPDATPDVTPATGRRKWEPKKKS is encoded by the coding sequence TTGCTGCCCCTGATCCACCAAGTGCTGTTCTTCGTCTTCGCCCTGATCGCCGGCGGCTTCGGCCTGTGGGGCTTCTACCGTCTGTACCGCCGCGTGGCGCGCGGCGCCCCCGCCAGCGAGGACCGCGCCGGGAACCCCGTCCAGCGCGTGCTGTACGCCCTGCGGGTCAGCCTCACCCAGGAGCGCACCTTCCGCCGCCGCACCACCATCAGCGTGCTGCACTCGTTCATCTTCTACGGCTTCGTGTACTACCTGCTGGTCAACGTCGTGGACGGCCTCGAAGGGTACATTCCCTTCCACATCTACTCGAAGGACAGCCCGCTGCTCGCCGGGTACAACTTCCTGGCCGACCTGCTCAGCATGCTGGTCCTCGTGGGCGTGGTCAGCCTGCTGATCCGCCGCCTGTTCCTGCCCAGCAAACGCGACTTCCGCTTTACCGACAAGACGCTGCTGCACCCGCTGCTGCGGGCCAACTACATCCTGCGTGACAGCCTGATCGTCTCGTCGTTCATCACCTTCCACGTGGGCAGCCGCGTGCTCGGCAACGCCGCCAAGATGACCGAGGAAGCCCGCAAACTCGGCGGGTACGACTCCTTCCAGCCGTTCAGCAGCGCCCTGGGCCGCCTGCTGTTTAACGGCGCCAGCGAGCAGGCCATCGAGGGTTGGCGCATCTTCGGGTACTGGGGCGCGCTCGGCAGCGTCCTGGCATTCCTGGCGTACTTCCCGTTCACCAAGCACATCCACATCTTCATGGCCCCGCTGAACTACGCCCTCAAGCGCCCCGTCGGCAGCGGCGTCCTGCCCCCCATGAAAGGGCTGGAAGAGGCCATGGAGGCCGACGAACCCAGACTGGGCGCCGAGAAACTCGAGGACCTCGAGTGGCCGCGCCTGCTCGACGCGTACTCCTGCATCCAGTGCAACCGCTGCCAGGACGTCTGCCCGGCCAACGCGACCGGCAAGGCCCTGAGCCCCGCCGCGCTGGAAATCAACAAGCGCATGGAACTGAACGTGATCGCGGCGCACCCCAGCCCCTTCACGCTGAAACCCGCACCCTTCGAGGGCGGCGCGGCGACCGGGCACCCCCTGCTGGAATTCGCCATCAACGAGGAATCGGTCTGGGCCTGCACCACCTGCGGCGCCTGCATGCAGGTCTGCCCCGTGCAGGACGAGCAGATGCTTGACATTATCGACATCCGCCGCCATCAGGTCATGGTCGCCGGTGAGTTCCCCCCGCAGCTCCAGACCGCCTTCCGCGGCATGGAACGCGCCAGCAACCCCTGGGGCATCAGCCGCGACAAGCGCCTCGAATGGGCCGAGGGCCTGAAAGTTCCCACCATCGACGAGAACTCGGAACCCGACGTCATCTACTGGGTCGGTTGCGCCGCCAGCTACGACCCCGGCGCGCAGAAAGTCGCCCGCTCCTTCGTGCAGCTGCTCGACAAGGCCGGCGTGAACTACGCCGTGCTGGGCAAGAAGGAAGCCTGCACCGGCGACAGCGCCCGCCGCGCCGGGAACGAGTTCCTGTACCAGACCCTGGCCCAGGAGAACGTCGAGACCCTGAACCAGGTCGCCCCGAAACTGATCGTCGCGACCTGCCCGCACTGCATGAACGCCATCGGTAACGAGTACCGGCAGCTGGGCGGCGACTACCGCACCATCCACCACACCGAGTACCTCGAGACCCTCGTGGCCGCCGGGAAACTCCCACTGACCCAGCTCGCCGAGAACGTCACGTACCACGACCCCTGCTACCTGGGCCGCCACAACGGCGTGTACGACGCGCCCCGCAACCTGATCACCCAGATGGCGGGCGAGGTGCTGGAACTCGAACGCAGCCGCGAGAACTCCTTCTGCTGCGGCGCCGGCGGCGCGCAGTTCTGGAAGGAAGAGGAAGAAGGCAGCGAACGCGTCAGCGACAACCGCTTCCGTGAACTCCAGGCCCGCCTGGACGACGCCAAAGCGGCCAGCGACGAGTTCGAGCAGACCGGCAAGGTCGTCGCCGTGGGCTGCCCCTTCTGCAAGGCCATGATGAATTCCACGCCCGAGAAGCAGAAACGCGACGACATCGTGGTCAAGGACGTCGCGGAACTGATGCTCGAGAGCGTGCAGCGTGCCGACGGCACCTGGCAGCAGGCGGCCCCCACCGGTCCCGTGGAAGGCGCCACGCCGCTGGAGCAGCCCGAGGTGGCCAGCGCCCCGAATGCGCAGATGCCCATGGACCGTACGGGCGACCGCCCCGGCGCCGGAGCCCCGGATGCCGTGGTCGGCGAGACGGCCGCCGCCGTGATCAACGCGCAGCCCGGCAGCCCCGACGCGACCCAGGGCACGCAGCCCGAAGCGCAGGCCGCTCATCCCGAGGCGACCGCCCGCAAGAGCTGGAAACCCAGGGCCGCCAGTGCCGACGACGTACAGCCCACCGCGCCCACCCCGGCCGCCGCACCTGCGCCCGCCGCCGACGCGGCCCCGGCCCGCAAGAGCTGGAAGCCGAAAGCGGCCGACGACGTGAGCGCCGCCCCGGCGGCCCCTGAAGCGGCGGCCGCGACCCCCAGCGCACCGGCTGACGCGCCCGCCCGCAAGGCCTGGGCGCCCAAGGCGAAGGCTACCGGCAGTGACGACGTGAACCCCGCGCCCGTCCCGGCAGAAGCCGCCACCGAGGCTCCGGCCCGCAAGGCCTGGGCTCCGAAGGCGAAAGCGGCCGAACCTGCCGCAGAGGCCGCCCCGGCAACAGCCGAGGCCGCCCCAGTCGAGGCCGTGCAGACCGCCGCTCCGGCAGCGGGCGAGCGTCCCAAGTGGAAGCCCGGCGGCGCGAAAGCGGCTGCCCCGGCCAGCGAGACGCCCGCCGCGCCCGTGCCGACCGACGAGGCCACCCAGACCGCTGTCTCGGCCCCGACTGGCGAGCGGAAGAAATGGGCTCCGAAAGCGAAGGCGGAAGGCGAGCAGGCGGCCCCCACGCCCGCAGTGGCAGTCGCTCCGGCCGCGGCGGTGGCCCCTGCATCGGCGGCTCCGACCACTCCGGCTGAAGTGCCGTCCGTGACAGGTGAGCGCAAGAAGTGGAATCCCAGGGCGACTCCGGTCTCTGCGGCGTCCACCGCCCCGGCTGCGCCCGATGCGGTTGCTGCCGCGCCCGCGGTGGCTCCGATCACCGAGCACGTGCACCTGGAGCAGGTGGGCGAGAACTCGCTGGAGGAAGGGCAGCAGGCCACCACGGCTCCTGACGCGACCCCCGACGTGACGCCCGCCACGGGCCGCAGGAAGTGGGAGCCGAAGAAAAAGAGCTGA